A segment of the Panacibacter ginsenosidivorans genome:
GAAAATGCAGATACAATTGAGTATTATGCTGATGTAGTGTATGCGTTATTGCGATACGAAACGATTGAATATTGTTTAATGCTGGGGCATAGTATGGGTGGTTATATTACACTGGCCTTTGCCGAAAAATATCCTGAATTATTAAAAGGTTTTGGTCTCATTCACTCTACTGCTTTTGCTGATAGTGCAGAAAAAAAACAAAACCGCCAGAAAGGAATATCAATGATGGAAGAATATGGGGGTTATTCTTTTTTAAAAACCACCACACCAAATTTATTTGCTGCAAAATTTAAGGCTGCCCATCCTGAAAAAGTAGAAACCCTGATAGAAAAGGGAAAAGGTTTTTCAACAGTTGCATTACAACAATATTATAGAGCTATGATGAACAGACCAGACAGAACAAATATTTTAAAAAACAGCAATAAGCCTGTCCTTTTTGTCATGGGTACTGAAGATGTAGCTGCTCCTTTAGAAGATGTATTGAAACAAACATATCTGCCTATAATATCGTTCGTACATATATTGGAAGATACGGGTCATATGGGTATGTGGGAACATCCTGAGAAAATGAATAATGCAATACTTGAATTTATTAAAAATGTAGAGAGTAACCAAAGACTGAGACTATGAATGCATTGCATTGCAAAAGGAATTTTGACTGAAGCTGTTCAACAGAATCGTTAACGCTGAAGAGTGCGACGCAACGAAAGCTAAACAGAAGTAACCAGGCTGGATTAATAAAATAAAAAAGACCACATCGGTAATAAATGTTATAGATGAAGAAAATTTTATTGTTCATATTATTATCACTGACCTCGTTTCAGTTATTCGCTTCTCATATTGTTGGCGGCGAAGTATTCTATACATACATTGGTCCCGGATCTGGCCCGGGGCAAAGTATGTATACTGTCTCGATAAGGTTATTCAGGGATTGTAACGTTGATTGCGGCGGTAATACACACGTGGCCTGCTTACCAACAGAAAGTGTAATTGGCATATTTACCAATGCCTTGCCTTACAACAGGTATTCAAATTATATTTTGCCTTTAACAAAAACAGAAACAATATCGTTGTCAACATACCCGTCATGTATTTCTGCAAAATTGCCTGTATGCTATGAGGTAAAAACATACTCAAAAACTATAACACTACCAGATAATAACGATGGTTACATAATTGCCTACCAAAATTGTTGTCGTGCAGATTCAAAAAATGTTTTGGGGAATGCTTCTACGGTGAGTGGTGTACCCGGCGCAACTTACACCGCCGTTATGCCGGGAAAAAAAATTCTTAGTTCAGGAACAAATTCAAGTGCAATTTTCAATTTAAAAGATACCAGCCTGGTTTGTTATCAGAGCAATTTTACACTTGATTTTAGCGCTGTTGACACTGATGGAGATTCTCTTAGCTATGCTTTTGCGCCTGCATATGATGGTGGAGATTTTCTTGCTTTCGATCCT
Coding sequences within it:
- a CDS encoding alpha/beta fold hydrolase; translated protein: MKIKLSYLNTEIFYHTEGKGLPVILIHGFAEDSEVWSEQKSFLKDHCRLIIPDLPGSGLSAFENNKQENADTIEYYADVVYALLRYETIEYCLMLGHSMGGYITLAFAEKYPELLKGFGLIHSTAFADSAEKKQNRQKGISMMEEYGGYSFLKTTTPNLFAAKFKAAHPEKVETLIEKGKGFSTVALQQYYRAMMNRPDRTNILKNSNKPVLFVMGTEDVAAPLEDVLKQTYLPIISFVHILEDTGHMGMWEHPEKMNNAILEFIKNVESNQRLRL